Proteins from a genomic interval of Lycium ferocissimum isolate CSIRO_LF1 chromosome 2, AGI_CSIRO_Lferr_CH_V1, whole genome shotgun sequence:
- the LOC132041738 gene encoding probable carboxylesterase 17, whose product MVNEKKVIEEVSGWLRVFEDGSVDRTWTGPPEVKFMSEPVPPHDDFINGVAVKDVAVTNENSNSRLRIYLPELNDTSVNKLPVILHFHGGGFCISQADWFMYYTVYTRLASVTKSIIISVFLPLSPEHRLPAACDAGFPALLRLRDISRQQLNEPWLTKYADFNRVFLIGDSSGGNIVHYVAARAGEEDLSPVRLAGAIPIHPGFVRSKRSKSELEQEQTPFLTLDMVDKFLGLALPVGSNKDHPITCPMSDVAVAVEELKLPPYLYCMADKDLIKDTEMEFYEVMKKGGKDVELFVNNGVGHSFYLNKIAVEMDPVTGSETEKLFEAIAEFISKH is encoded by the coding sequence ATGGTTAATGAAAAGAAAGTCATAGAGGAAGTATCCGGTTGGCTTAGAGTTTTCGAAGACGGTTCAGTAGACCGGACATGGACCGGTCCACCCGAAGTCAAATTCATGTCCGAACCAGTCCCCCCACATGACGACTTCATTAACGGCGTTGCCGTTAAAGACGTAGCCGTCACTAACGAAAACTCTAACAGCCGTTTACGCATTTACTTACCTGAACTTAACGACACTTCCGTTAACAAACTCCCCGTTATTCTTCACTTCCACGGCGGCGGCTTCTGCATTAGCCAAGCCGATTGGTTCATGTACTACACTGTCTACACGCGCCTAGCGAGCGTGACCAAATCAATCATCATCTCCGTCTTCCTCCCTCTCTCGCCTGAGCACCGCCTCCCCGCCGCCTGCGACGCCGGCTTCCCCGCCCTCCTCCGCCTCCGTGACATTTCCCGCCAACAACTTAACGAGCCCTGGCTCACTAAATACGCTGATTTCAACCGTGTTTTTCTCATCGGAGACAGCTCCGGCGGCAACATAGTCCACTACGTCGCCGCCAGAGCCGGCGAGGAGGATTTATCTCCGGTGAGACTCGCCGGAGCAATTCCGATACATCCAGGGTTTGTACGATCGAAACGGAGCAAATCGGAGTTAGAACAAGAGCAAACACCGTTTTTAACATTAGATATGGTGGATAAGTTTCTCGGATTAGCTTTACCGGTAGGGAGCAATAAGGATCATCCCATAACTTGTCCGATGAGTGACGTGGCGGTTGCGGTTGAGGAACTGAAATTGCCGCCTTATTTGTATTGTATGGCTGATAAGGATTTGATTAAGGATACTGAAATGGAGTTTTACGAAGTTAtgaaaaaggggggaaaagatGTTGAGCTGTTTGTTAATAATGGAGTGGGACATAGTTTTTATTTGAACAAAATTGCAGTTGAAATGGATCCTGTTACTGGTTCTGAAACTGAGAAGCTTTTTGAAGCCATTGCAGAGTTTATCAGCAAGCATTAA